From Paludisphaera rhizosphaerae, the proteins below share one genomic window:
- a CDS encoding phosphotransferase enzyme family protein, protein MSDESIREVLDQFPARERPLSEPVPLGGGGGLSGSRLWRFEAIGGARVLRVWPASVAHSRVERIHAWLRGVDLPFVPRPIAANDGSTCLWIAGRGWEVTPWLKGTPDMGGPPAVGHVRAAFEGLAAFHVRLGRHESVLGPSPGLLVHRDELRRLVGGGFDVLERAVAADSDTPRVRLAFEWLGLAKAFAPDVLAGVTTACSMSYRLQPCLRDARPEHFLFAGDALVGLVDFGAMDVETIAADLARLMGEWLPRPEGDELRDAGLSAYRRLRVLEPGELEAAAAFERLADVLIGERWVRWRFLERRAFEDQQAVADGLERGLIRLRRAADGR, encoded by the coding sequence ATGAGCGACGAATCCATCCGCGAGGTGCTCGACCAGTTCCCCGCGCGAGAACGTCCCCTATCTGAGCCGGTCCCGCTGGGCGGCGGAGGGGGACTCAGCGGATCGAGGCTCTGGCGATTCGAGGCTATCGGCGGAGCTCGCGTGCTGCGAGTCTGGCCGGCTTCCGTCGCTCATTCGCGGGTCGAGCGGATTCATGCGTGGCTTCGTGGGGTCGACCTGCCGTTCGTCCCTCGGCCCATCGCGGCGAACGACGGTTCGACGTGTCTGTGGATCGCTGGGCGAGGCTGGGAAGTGACCCCATGGCTGAAGGGGACGCCCGACATGGGGGGCCCCCCCGCCGTGGGGCATGTCCGCGCTGCGTTCGAGGGACTGGCCGCCTTCCACGTGCGGCTCGGCCGTCATGAGTCGGTTCTGGGGCCGAGCCCTGGCTTGCTCGTCCATCGCGATGAGTTGCGACGACTCGTCGGCGGTGGATTCGACGTGCTTGAAAGGGCCGTCGCCGCTGACAGCGACACTCCCCGCGTTCGGCTCGCGTTCGAGTGGTTGGGATTGGCGAAGGCGTTCGCTCCGGACGTGCTGGCGGGTGTAACCACCGCCTGTTCGATGAGCTACCGACTGCAACCCTGCCTCCGCGACGCAAGGCCGGAGCACTTCCTGTTCGCCGGTGATGCGCTTGTTGGTCTGGTCGATTTCGGGGCGATGGATGTGGAGACGATCGCCGCCGACCTGGCTCGACTGATGGGCGAGTGGCTACCTCGTCCCGAAGGTGATGAGCTTCGCGATGCGGGCCTGTCGGCTTATCGTCGGCTCCGCGTGCTGGAGCCTGGGGAACTGGAGGCGGCGGCGGCGTTCGAGAGATTGGCAGACGTCCTGATCGGCGAGCGCTGGGTGCGATGGCGGTTCCTGGAACGGCGAGCCTTTGAGGATCAACAGGCGGTGGCCGATGGCCTTGAGCGCGGGCTTATCCGGCTGCGTCGCGCGGCGGACGGGCGGTGA
- a CDS encoding lysophospholipid acyltransferase family protein, with the protein MSAWTLIVLTAALLLVPALLRPGRPASRRAAYWVGDIEVGLVPLWWLGRTYCRVWHRLPFEGWAPLPDAGPAILIANHTCCIDHLLLQARCQRLLGFIIAREMYELPLVHRFCVRTGCIPVDRDGRDIRATRAALRALEEGRVLPVFPEGRITPESGRALGPMRSGAAFLAVRSGAPVVPAFISGTPATIDIGPSLWRPSRSRVLFGPPIDLSDFHPDQAADKEVLAQVCRRFDAAFRELQARSLASEVQPTPRQATAGVGSVE; encoded by the coding sequence ATGAGCGCATGGACTCTCATCGTTCTGACCGCGGCTCTGCTGCTCGTGCCTGCGTTGCTCCGTCCGGGGCGACCAGCTTCCCGGCGAGCAGCCTACTGGGTCGGCGACATCGAAGTGGGCCTTGTACCGCTCTGGTGGTTGGGCCGGACCTACTGCCGCGTCTGGCATCGCCTGCCCTTCGAAGGTTGGGCGCCGCTTCCTGATGCGGGGCCGGCGATCCTCATCGCCAATCACACCTGCTGCATCGATCACCTTCTGCTCCAGGCGCGATGCCAGCGGCTGCTGGGCTTCATCATCGCCCGCGAGATGTACGAGCTTCCGCTCGTCCACCGCTTCTGCGTCAGGACGGGCTGCATCCCCGTCGATCGAGACGGTCGAGACATCCGCGCCACGCGTGCGGCCCTCAGAGCGCTGGAGGAGGGCAGGGTGTTGCCGGTCTTCCCCGAAGGACGGATCACGCCCGAGTCCGGTCGAGCGTTGGGACCGATGCGGTCGGGAGCCGCGTTTCTGGCGGTCCGCTCGGGGGCTCCCGTCGTCCCGGCGTTCATCTCGGGGACGCCTGCGACGATCGACATCGGCCCCTCGCTCTGGCGTCCGTCTCGCTCACGGGTGTTGTTCGGGCCTCCGATCGACCTATCGGACTTCCATCCCGACCAGGCCGCCGACAAGGAGGTGCTCGCCCAGGTCTGCAGGCGGTTCGACGCCGCCTTCCGTGAGCTTCAGGCGCGGAGTCTGGCGAGCGAGGTTCAACCGACACCGCGCCAGGCGACGGCCGGCGTCGGCTCCGTCGAATGA
- a CDS encoding acyl carrier protein has product MISSPTNANDVEGVLPLVVDLIRSVSEKARTKVIQADTLLLEELALDSLDMVRVIMLIEDRHGVSIDLDEVAEMKSVGDVARVLHRESRAAA; this is encoded by the coding sequence ATGATCTCGTCACCGACCAACGCGAACGACGTCGAGGGCGTGCTGCCTCTCGTCGTTGACCTCATCCGCTCGGTGTCTGAGAAGGCGAGGACCAAGGTCATCCAGGCCGACACGCTCCTGCTGGAGGAGTTGGCCCTGGACTCGCTGGACATGGTCCGGGTCATCATGCTGATCGAAGACCGCCACGGCGTGAGCATCGATCTCGACGAGGTCGCCGAGATGAAGTCCGTCGGCGACGTCGCCCGCGTCCTTCACCGCGAATCCCGCGCAGCAGCCTGA
- a CDS encoding fumarylacetoacetate hydrolase family protein: MRLVKYALGADPTPRVGLFEGDEVVALGSGELRLSTLLHDDDPASAVRGLSAGAERLPLATVRLLAPIDRQEVWGAGVTYERSKKAREEESERAATFYDLVYRAERPELFFKATPHRVVGPGESIRIRRDARWTVPEPELALVVSSRMRIVGFTIGDDVSSRDIEGENPLYLPQAKVYDGCCALGPGILLATADDFRDRSIRLEIVRGGSRIFEGETSTARMARRFEDLVAWLGRDQTFPDGVILLTGTGIVPPDDFTLESGDVVRIDIEGLGTLETPAVLG, translated from the coding sequence ATGCGGCTCGTGAAATATGCACTCGGCGCGGATCCGACCCCGCGCGTCGGTCTGTTCGAGGGAGACGAGGTCGTCGCCCTCGGTTCGGGGGAGCTTCGGCTCTCGACGCTGCTCCACGACGACGATCCGGCCTCCGCCGTTCGCGGCCTTTCCGCCGGCGCCGAGCGCCTTCCGCTCGCCACCGTCCGACTCCTCGCGCCGATCGACCGCCAGGAAGTTTGGGGAGCGGGAGTCACCTACGAGCGGAGCAAGAAGGCCCGCGAGGAAGAATCGGAGCGGGCGGCGACCTTCTACGACCTCGTCTATCGCGCCGAGCGCCCGGAACTCTTCTTCAAGGCGACCCCCCACCGAGTCGTCGGCCCGGGCGAGTCGATCCGAATCCGGCGCGACGCTCGCTGGACGGTCCCGGAGCCGGAGCTGGCGCTCGTGGTCTCGTCGCGAATGCGGATCGTCGGCTTCACGATCGGCGACGACGTCAGCTCGCGCGACATCGAGGGGGAGAATCCGCTTTATCTGCCGCAGGCCAAGGTTTACGACGGCTGCTGCGCGCTGGGGCCGGGGATTCTGCTCGCGACGGCCGACGACTTCCGCGATCGCTCGATCCGGCTGGAGATCGTTCGCGGGGGCTCGCGCATATTTGAGGGCGAGACGTCGACGGCCCGGATGGCAAGGCGGTTCGAGGATCTCGTCGCCTGGCTTGGACGCGACCAAACCTTCCCTGACGGCGTCATCCTGCTCACGGGGACAGGGATCGTCCCCCCGGACGACTTCACGCTGGAATCCGGCGACGTGGTTCGAATCGACATCGAAGGGCTGGGAACGCTGGAGACGCCGGCGGTCCTGGGCTGA
- a CDS encoding beta-ketoacyl-[acyl-carrier-protein] synthase family protein produces the protein MAESVFVVGHGAVTCLGMDMDSTWKGLVAGKSGIGRHASLDRDQYLQDVAGLVEGLEAAVKAEDREFARLSARFLGLGLTSARAAWADAGLDRVEDRIDRDRVAVAVGSAFGGMDFLETQQARMRKRQDLSVSPFLVPGLLINQVGGQISQQLKLYGPGVGPANACASGGHAIILGAMMIKAGDADLAVCGAAESAFTPAIVNGFYTMKALFGARPGDRAEVDPSQASRPFSRDRAGFVMSEGAGIVVLASGRAVERLGLKPQAELAGYAMNSDGHHMSTPSPDRIQRCVSLALEKAGVAPDEVDYYNAHGTSTTINDQVETAVLKRVFGDRARSLPVSSIKGAVGHTLGAASAVEAAACIRTLRDQTLPPTVNYIPDPELDLDYVPNEARPARVETLMSASFGFGGTNNVLVMRPPRG, from the coding sequence ATGGCGGAATCGGTCTTCGTGGTGGGTCACGGCGCGGTCACCTGCCTGGGCATGGACATGGACTCGACCTGGAAGGGGCTCGTCGCCGGCAAGTCCGGCATCGGCCGCCACGCGTCGCTCGACCGCGACCAGTATCTCCAGGACGTCGCCGGCCTGGTTGAAGGGCTTGAGGCCGCCGTGAAGGCCGAGGACCGCGAGTTCGCCCGGCTCTCCGCCCGATTCCTCGGCCTAGGTTTGACGTCCGCCCGCGCCGCCTGGGCCGACGCCGGGCTCGACCGCGTCGAGGACCGGATCGACCGCGACCGCGTGGCCGTGGCGGTCGGCTCGGCCTTTGGCGGCATGGACTTCCTGGAGACCCAGCAGGCCCGGATGCGCAAGCGGCAGGACCTCTCGGTGAGCCCGTTCCTGGTCCCCGGCCTGCTCATCAATCAGGTCGGCGGCCAGATCTCGCAGCAGCTCAAGCTGTACGGGCCGGGAGTCGGCCCGGCCAACGCCTGCGCCTCGGGCGGTCACGCGATCATACTGGGGGCGATGATGATCAAGGCGGGCGACGCCGACCTCGCCGTCTGCGGCGCGGCCGAGAGCGCCTTCACCCCGGCGATCGTCAACGGCTTCTACACCATGAAGGCCCTGTTCGGCGCCCGCCCCGGCGATCGCGCCGAGGTCGATCCCTCCCAGGCCAGCCGCCCCTTCAGCCGCGACCGCGCCGGTTTCGTGATGTCGGAAGGGGCCGGGATCGTCGTTCTGGCCTCGGGAAGGGCCGTCGAGCGGCTGGGCCTGAAGCCCCAGGCCGAACTCGCCGGCTATGCGATGAACTCCGACGGCCACCACATGTCGACCCCCAGCCCCGACCGCATCCAGCGCTGCGTCTCCCTGGCCCTGGAAAAAGCGGGCGTCGCCCCGGACGAGGTCGACTACTACAACGCCCACGGCACCAGCACCACGATCAACGACCAGGTCGAGACGGCCGTCCTCAAACGAGTTTTCGGCGACCGCGCGCGATCCCTGCCCGTCAGTTCAATCAAGGGAGCGGTCGGCCACACGCTCGGCGCAGCCTCGGCCGTGGAAGCCGCCGCCTGCATCCGGACGCTGCGCGACCAGACGCTCCCCCCCACCGTGAACTACATCCCCGACCCAGAGCTGGATCTCGACTACGTCCCGAACGAAGCCCGTCCCGCCCGCGTCGAAACGCTGATGAGCGCCTCCTTCGGCTTCGGCGGAACGAACAACGTGCTGGTGATGCGTCCGCCTCGCGGCTGA
- a CDS encoding trypsin-like peptidase domain-containing protein, whose product MKFSGEDLKKFRDALKEAFPAASNGLDLVVSNANIGIDFADYQGTYEYRIQTLLKDATGRNQLTKLLKAAAKEAPENPELAEVAEFVGSYFDFLPRLLPASAKTELGYPEGKLFQNVSFEDVRKWLGELDVLTRVVCRIESPTGYGTGFLIGSDVVLTNDHVASGLDGRSGFWDQPDRATEVKVRFDYVETSKGVASGKEYRLAKEFGILRSPMGRLDFALLKLDSSEGRPGDELVDGKPRGFVTPVAHEFEDYEPILILQHPEAEPMKLAFGSVTQRKQWEPNRVTYTVNTEPGSSGSPCLTQKLEVCALHHYGLERQNRGVLTSSLLAFWNEPENQDQLRAAGLGHLIKKEGGHQGTTGPSIGPPPFDWEPAVGQTIQLLPEQVDSLAAMAAAKWLSIISILAVAVFLALSVSRYWPEAIVSPAPIHPASSPVTNAANSQTSPAKDTSETLKPNGGVNIKVDNNQGNISGGVHINVDTPKTSEIQEMLKSLAEGQLLGRHETALQGADKDLAYQRFKSLFQLWETILDEQLNPGPLESSIGVDTRKLKDVPKEVLQSMKKTVDFVLILIRDAELQDVNLLNAMVKYSHLVQNKAAYGKRLYNVTPSDYIDSMFGPHKMAECETKAKITTEEMIKFMAEAKGDLAKMTDSHYSNWQAASLDFTNLYLLAIMADLKKADGSEYSPQEIEQLNTQFFLDKR is encoded by the coding sequence ATGAAATTCAGTGGCGAAGACCTTAAGAAGTTCCGGGATGCCTTGAAGGAAGCGTTTCCGGCGGCGTCGAACGGACTCGACCTCGTCGTGTCGAACGCCAACATAGGTATAGACTTCGCCGACTACCAAGGGACGTATGAATATCGCATCCAGACTTTGCTCAAAGATGCCACCGGGCGAAACCAGCTCACGAAACTTCTGAAAGCGGCGGCCAAGGAGGCTCCGGAAAACCCTGAGTTGGCGGAAGTCGCCGAATTCGTTGGGAGCTACTTCGATTTCCTCCCCCGGCTCCTTCCCGCCTCGGCCAAAACCGAGCTCGGCTACCCCGAAGGGAAACTATTCCAGAACGTCAGTTTCGAGGACGTCCGGAAGTGGCTGGGCGAGCTTGACGTCCTGACGCGAGTGGTCTGCCGGATTGAGAGCCCTACGGGATACGGAACCGGCTTCCTTATTGGGTCGGATGTGGTGCTAACGAACGACCACGTCGCAAGCGGTCTCGACGGTCGGTCAGGTTTCTGGGACCAGCCAGACAGAGCTACAGAGGTGAAAGTTCGATTCGATTACGTAGAGACCTCTAAGGGGGTCGCGAGTGGCAAGGAATACAGGCTTGCGAAGGAATTTGGAATCCTTCGCAGCCCGATGGGCCGACTCGATTTCGCCCTCCTCAAGCTTGATAGCAGCGAAGGTCGACCAGGGGATGAGCTTGTTGATGGGAAGCCTCGCGGATTCGTCACCCCCGTCGCCCATGAATTCGAGGATTATGAACCGATTCTCATCCTGCAGCACCCCGAAGCCGAGCCTATGAAGCTGGCTTTCGGCTCGGTGACCCAGCGAAAACAGTGGGAGCCGAACCGCGTCACTTACACCGTGAACACCGAACCTGGGTCCTCCGGTTCTCCCTGCCTGACGCAGAAACTGGAGGTCTGTGCCCTCCACCACTACGGCTTGGAGCGTCAGAATCGCGGCGTCCTGACGTCCTCCCTGCTTGCGTTTTGGAACGAGCCGGAGAACCAGGATCAACTGAGGGCGGCGGGCCTCGGGCACCTCATAAAGAAAGAAGGAGGCCATCAAGGAACGACGGGACCCTCGATAGGCCCACCGCCATTCGATTGGGAACCGGCGGTGGGCCAGACGATTCAGCTTCTCCCCGAACAAGTAGATTCTCTGGCGGCCATGGCGGCCGCTAAGTGGCTTTCGATTATCTCGATATTAGCTGTAGCGGTCTTCTTGGCTTTGAGTGTATCTCGGTACTGGCCGGAAGCCATCGTATCGCCGGCCCCCATCCACCCCGCAAGCTCTCCTGTCACCAACGCCGCGAACTCTCAAACTTCCCCTGCTAAAGATACGTCCGAGACATTGAAGCCGAATGGCGGAGTCAACATTAAAGTGGACAACAATCAAGGGAATATCAGCGGCGGTGTTCACATCAACGTTGACACGCCCAAGACTTCGGAAATTCAGGAAATGCTAAAGAGCTTGGCTGAAGGGCAGTTGCTTGGTCGACACGAAACCGCTCTCCAAGGAGCTGATAAAGACCTGGCATACCAACGATTCAAGTCTCTTTTTCAGTTGTGGGAAACAATTCTTGACGAACAATTAAACCCAGGTCCACTAGAATCATCCATAGGTGTGGACACCAGGAAGCTAAAGGATGTCCCAAAAGAAGTTCTGCAATCAATGAAGAAGACCGTTGATTTCGTTTTAATTCTCATTCGGGATGCAGAGCTACAAGATGTAAATCTCCTGAATGCTATGGTTAAATATAGCCATTTAGTCCAAAATAAAGCTGCTTATGGAAAGCGGCTTTACAATGTTACTCCTTCCGATTACATCGATTCGATGTTTGGGCCGCACAAAATGGCGGAATGTGAGACAAAAGCAAAGATAACAACCGAAGAGATGATAAAATTTATGGCTGAGGCGAAGGGCGATTTGGCGAAAATGACCGATTCTCACTATTCAAATTGGCAAGCAGCATCACTCGATTTCACAAACCTATACTTGTTGGCGATTATGGCGGACCTGAAAAAGGCCGATGGGAGTGAATATAGTCCTCAGGAAATCGAGCAACTCAACACTCAGTTTTTTTTGGACAAACGGTAG
- a CDS encoding lysophospholipid acyltransferase family protein, translating to MDRRGVKVRKRFLRGALPLVRLLPLPTAARIVSGIGRLEHRMNRGLRLRFDEAVARGGRILGCDWDVPAVSNQLAGNHILWRSRDMLVDVASNARALAMFEVEGREHLDAAVAGGKGCIVLTSHFGAHMLPAHWLYRNDYPVKLYMEKPRSVSRYMASRFDHEGPLSQDKLFISRKGDASDAASSILRAARVLKSGMLLFLAGDVRWTGRLTAEGRFLDRRHHFSTTWIALGAMSQAPVVPVFCRVGEDARYHMEFRPSFVLPRDAQDDAKAGEHVQRFLDMLQEQVRRYPADSNEYLFWEDGVAA from the coding sequence ATGGATCGACGCGGGGTCAAGGTGCGCAAGCGGTTCCTGCGAGGGGCCCTACCGCTGGTCCGGTTGCTGCCGCTCCCCACCGCCGCACGGATTGTTTCGGGGATCGGCCGGTTGGAACATCGAATGAACCGGGGGCTCCGGCTCCGGTTCGATGAGGCCGTTGCGAGGGGCGGTCGGATCCTGGGCTGCGACTGGGACGTGCCGGCGGTCAGCAACCAGCTTGCCGGCAATCACATCCTGTGGCGGTCGCGCGACATGCTCGTCGACGTCGCCTCCAACGCCCGGGCCCTGGCGATGTTCGAAGTCGAGGGTCGCGAGCATCTCGACGCCGCCGTGGCGGGCGGAAAAGGCTGCATCGTTCTGACCAGCCATTTCGGCGCCCACATGCTGCCGGCCCACTGGCTCTACCGAAACGACTACCCGGTCAAGCTCTACATGGAGAAGCCCCGGAGCGTCTCACGGTACATGGCGTCTCGGTTCGACCACGAAGGACCGTTGAGCCAGGACAAACTGTTCATCTCCCGCAAAGGCGACGCTTCCGACGCGGCCAGCAGCATTCTCCGCGCGGCCCGCGTTCTAAAGTCGGGAATGCTCCTGTTCCTCGCCGGCGACGTCCGATGGACCGGCCGCCTCACCGCCGAAGGCCGCTTTCTTGACCGCCGCCACCACTTCTCCACGACGTGGATCGCCCTGGGGGCGATGTCGCAGGCCCCGGTCGTGCCCGTCTTCTGCAGGGTGGGCGAGGACGCTCGCTATCACATGGAATTCCGGCCCTCGTTCGTCCTGCCGCGCGACGCCCAGGACGACGCCAAGGCCGGCGAGCACGTCCAGCGCTTTCTGGATATGCTCCAGGAACAGGTCCGCCGTTATCCGGCCGACAGCAACGAATACCTCTTCTGGGAGGACGGGGTCGCCGCCTGA
- a CDS encoding aminotransferase-like domain-containing protein has protein sequence MTLSTPLSAATARTSAPTISSLMKLALERPEIVSLAAGFVDQQSLPVEISARAAAQVLGDEPAGKAALQYGTTIGDEALRAIIVERLEVQHGVPPGTYRQAVNRTVLTTGSAQLIYLIGEALLDPGDIVIVESPTYFVFLGPLETRGARAVRTPIDGDGLRLDELERTFERLREEGSLDRVKLVYTIPEHANPTGISLAIDRRKGLLDLVRRWSETAGHRIHILEDSAYHGLSYGRPEADSLWSRDPEGESVILARTFSKTFSPGMKLGYGVLPKDLVDPVLTLKGNHDFGTSNFVQKLVRLVLANGDYDRHVERLKTVYARKRDVFVEAIERYFEPIRDRVTWTKPSGGLYVWMSLPEDVDTGFDGPLFSRCLAERVIYVPGEYAFAPEPTPPPKHHLRLSFGVPDEAALVEGARRLAEAVRVTLG, from the coding sequence ATGACACTATCAACACCCCTCAGCGCGGCTACGGCCCGCACCAGCGCCCCCACAATCAGCAGCCTGATGAAGCTTGCGCTGGAGCGTCCGGAGATTGTTTCGCTGGCGGCGGGTTTCGTGGACCAGCAGTCGTTGCCGGTGGAGATCTCGGCCCGAGCCGCGGCGCAGGTCCTCGGCGACGAACCGGCGGGCAAGGCGGCGCTCCAGTACGGCACGACGATCGGCGACGAGGCCCTTCGCGCCATCATCGTCGAACGACTGGAAGTCCAGCACGGCGTCCCTCCCGGAACCTATCGACAGGCCGTCAACCGCACGGTCCTGACGACGGGGTCGGCCCAGTTGATCTACCTGATCGGCGAGGCGCTGCTGGATCCCGGCGATATCGTCATCGTCGAATCGCCCACGTATTTCGTCTTCCTCGGTCCTCTGGAGACCCGAGGCGCCCGCGCGGTGCGCACGCCGATCGACGGCGACGGGCTGCGGCTGGACGAGTTGGAGCGGACGTTCGAGAGGCTTCGCGAGGAGGGCTCGCTCGATCGGGTGAAGCTCGTCTACACGATCCCCGAACACGCCAACCCCACGGGGATCAGCCTGGCGATCGACCGCCGCAAGGGGCTCCTCGACCTGGTCCGCCGCTGGTCGGAGACCGCGGGACATCGGATCCACATCCTGGAGGACTCGGCCTACCACGGGCTCTCCTACGGACGCCCAGAAGCCGACAGCCTCTGGAGCCGCGACCCCGAGGGTGAGTCGGTCATCCTGGCACGGACGTTCAGCAAGACGTTCAGCCCGGGCATGAAGCTCGGTTACGGCGTGCTGCCGAAGGATCTGGTCGATCCGGTCCTGACGCTCAAGGGGAACCACGATTTCGGGACGTCCAACTTCGTCCAGAAGCTCGTCCGGCTCGTCCTCGCCAACGGCGACTACGACCGCCACGTCGAACGACTCAAGACAGTGTACGCCCGTAAGCGAGACGTGTTCGTGGAGGCGATCGAGCGTTACTTCGAGCCGATCCGCGATCGGGTGACATGGACCAAGCCGAGCGGCGGGCTTTACGTCTGGATGTCGCTGCCGGAGGATGTCGATACAGGATTCGACGGTCCTCTGTTCTCACGCTGTCTGGCCGAGCGTGTGATCTACGTGCCGGGCGAGTACGCCTTCGCCCCCGAGCCGACCCCACCGCCTAAACACCACCTGCGACTCTCGTTCGGCGTCCCCGACGAGGCCGCGCTGGTCGAAGGGGCGAGGCGACTCGCGGAGGCCGTTCGGGTCACGTTGGGATAG
- a CDS encoding LptF/LptG family permease gives MGILQRYVWGEVFRAFAMALITMTCIFVLFMVAAQAMGSGMLTPRDVVRLVPYIVPSTLPYTTPVSLLFAVTVVYGRIAGDNEIIAVKSAGVSVMTVIWPTIFLGAAVSGVLWYMSRTWIPSSAHEAKLVLFRDMEDVVYKFLKRDKQFSLPGSPITIKVQDVEERKLIKPVFRKKEKQPDGSETYSMTIQAKAAWLHFDIDRKVVVVELEEGVTQKHGGDQEAAILPEKGQSFDFPLPEQNNKMISNKAIQEFTNAEIDTELVDVRSHLVNDRKRQAIAAGMLFAAGNIGDVKWGDVHEAFTQNSYYKKRENELGTEKQLRTSMAFGSLLFVVLGTPVGIRFAKRDFLSAFMTCFLPIIGLYYPLMLLGINVGKEGTIGPNSYMALWISNLVLALLAGWVYPRIIKY, from the coding sequence TTGGGAATCCTTCAACGCTACGTCTGGGGAGAGGTGTTCCGCGCCTTCGCGATGGCGCTGATCACCATGACCTGCATTTTCGTGCTGTTCATGGTGGCGGCCCAGGCGATGGGGAGCGGCATGCTCACCCCCCGCGACGTCGTCCGGCTGGTCCCCTATATCGTCCCCAGCACCCTCCCCTACACCACGCCGGTCTCGCTGCTCTTCGCCGTGACCGTCGTCTACGGCCGAATCGCCGGCGACAACGAGATCATCGCCGTGAAATCGGCCGGCGTCAGCGTGATGACCGTCATCTGGCCGACGATCTTCCTGGGCGCCGCCGTCAGCGGCGTCCTCTGGTACATGAGCCGGACGTGGATTCCATCGAGCGCTCACGAGGCCAAGCTGGTCCTCTTCCGCGACATGGAAGACGTCGTCTACAAGTTCCTCAAGCGGGACAAGCAGTTCTCCCTCCCAGGCAGCCCGATCACGATCAAGGTCCAGGACGTCGAGGAACGGAAGCTCATCAAGCCGGTCTTCCGCAAGAAGGAGAAGCAACCGGACGGCTCCGAGACGTACTCGATGACCATCCAGGCCAAAGCCGCCTGGCTCCACTTCGACATTGACCGCAAGGTAGTCGTCGTCGAACTGGAAGAGGGAGTCACCCAGAAGCACGGCGGCGACCAGGAAGCCGCCATCCTCCCCGAGAAGGGGCAGAGCTTCGACTTCCCGCTCCCCGAGCAGAACAACAAGATGATCAGCAACAAGGCGATCCAGGAGTTCACCAACGCCGAGATCGACACCGAGTTGGTGGACGTCCGCTCTCATCTGGTCAACGACCGCAAACGTCAGGCGATCGCCGCCGGAATGCTCTTCGCCGCCGGTAACATCGGCGACGTGAAGTGGGGCGACGTCCACGAAGCGTTCACGCAGAACAGCTACTACAAGAAACGCGAAAACGAGCTGGGGACGGAAAAGCAGCTTCGGACCTCGATGGCCTTCGGCAGCCTGCTGTTCGTCGTCCTTGGGACGCCCGTGGGGATCCGGTTCGCCAAGCGCGACTTCCTCAGCGCGTTCATGACGTGCTTCCTGCCCATCATCGGCCTGTACTACCCCCTGATGCTGCTGGGCATCAACGTGGGCAAGGAGGGGACGATCGGTCCGAACTCGTACATGGCCCTCTGGATCAGCAATCTCGTCCTGGCCCTGTTGGCCGGCTGGGTGTATCCGCGGATCATCAAATACTGA